One Nocardiopsis changdeensis genomic region harbors:
- a CDS encoding DUF2637 domain-containing protein: MPDLPSTASWWLICALALAVTGALVWGVRRATTRAARPGRRAGAVPLHGGYLAATAVIAVVALGLILVAFTMSYAALYEAATWLAHTQLHAINGGDLRFLFPLGIDAVIVYFLAMDLLMEWQGRRHALNRWAAYALSAITIILNVSQGDGSTASYLGHAGPPIVIILIAEGVAAWIRHLAGLAHGQAADRIPAGRWIAHPVSTLKVVRLMLGWGITSYPQALEHEQRRQLAYAMLREQHGRTWRRHTPRHLRWMLDNGYELDTAFELTRAMTSATVAMTATEVQHLATPGGQALGHALAAPSEAEDEGNAAPYREEAGNQEATPVAPAQEEPAHAAPVTDRASAASAAQVAPAPVALPEQVLAETAPTPSFRPEPVSQTEPEPAPTPTLGVLSPEQKRRRVQELLVTHPEMTDAELAEQIGSSPRTARRYRAELGYHRSPVATRGHTPSDDGQRGGRNREPETVPAHP, translated from the coding sequence ATGCCCGACTTGCCATCCACCGCGTCCTGGTGGCTGATCTGCGCCCTGGCCCTGGCCGTGACCGGAGCCCTGGTGTGGGGGGTGCGCCGGGCCACGACCCGCGCCGCCCGCCCCGGCCGGCGTGCGGGCGCGGTGCCGCTGCACGGCGGCTATCTGGCGGCCACCGCGGTCATCGCGGTGGTGGCGCTGGGGTTGATCCTGGTGGCGTTCACCATGAGCTACGCGGCGCTGTACGAGGCCGCCACCTGGCTGGCCCACACCCAGCTGCACGCGATCAACGGCGGTGACCTGCGGTTCCTGTTCCCGTTGGGCATCGACGCGGTCATCGTCTACTTCCTGGCCATGGACCTGCTCATGGAGTGGCAGGGGCGTCGGCACGCGCTGAACCGGTGGGCGGCCTATGCGCTGTCGGCGATCACGATCATCTTGAACGTGTCCCAGGGGGACGGGTCCACCGCCTCCTACCTGGGCCACGCCGGCCCGCCCATCGTCATCATCCTCATCGCCGAGGGGGTCGCGGCGTGGATCCGGCACCTGGCCGGGCTCGCGCACGGCCAGGCCGCCGACCGGATCCCCGCAGGGCGGTGGATCGCCCACCCGGTCTCCACTTTGAAGGTGGTGCGGCTCATGCTGGGGTGGGGCATCACCTCCTATCCGCAGGCCCTGGAGCACGAGCAGCGCCGCCAGTTGGCCTACGCCATGCTGCGCGAACAGCACGGCCGCACCTGGCGGCGGCACACTCCCCGCCATCTGCGGTGGATGCTGGACAACGGCTACGAGCTGGACACCGCCTTCGAGCTGACCCGGGCCATGACCTCGGCCACGGTGGCCATGACCGCCACCGAGGTCCAGCACCTGGCCACCCCCGGTGGCCAGGCCCTCGGCCACGCTCTGGCCGCGCCCTCGGAGGCGGAAGACGAGGGGAACGCCGCACCGTACCGGGAGGAGGCTGGGAACCAGGAGGCCACGCCTGTGGCCCCTGCGCAGGAGGAGCCGGCCCACGCCGCCCCGGTGACCGATCGAGCATCTGCGGCGTCGGCCGCGCAGGTGGCCCCCGCTCCGGTTGCGCTGCCCGAGCAAGTTCTGGCCGAGACCGCTCCCACCCCATCGTTCCGCCCCGAACCGGTGTCCCAGACGGAGCCTGAACCTGCACCGACGCCCACCCTGGGAGTGTTGTCGCCGGAGCAGAAACGCCGCCGGGTGCAAGAACTTCTGGTCACCCACCCGGAGATGACCGACGCCGAGCTCGCCGAACAGATTGGCTCCTCACCGCGTACCGCACGCCGCTACCGGGCCG